A window of the Tiliqua scincoides isolate rTilSci1 chromosome 5, rTilSci1.hap2, whole genome shotgun sequence genome harbors these coding sequences:
- the DKKL1 gene encoding dickkopf-like protein 1: MEQSQEMLGKARFEPLDFSKLPASYHGDEKKQETVGNTTVYSHREISKLINNGTGQMFFSEKTMTSIEQGGGHSEEKGKECVSDNDCQKEQFCFRSPLASWCQQCKAKDMICQNDGECCLGYLCVWGKCTEGVSRGESGTRCDPRQEECAPGLCCTPSNSLPFPVCAPHPKEGEACRNRRGTLLGLIGWGSLATFAKPGQYCPCAQGLKCRTKRYATISTCEKPEDSLAGNNLGLQLSFFQPVLMRRDKEDYYDDAGQDGQLAIVNLPRGSYSMEGIGQAKGLSEVYDEKRQSPWEEEMEEMDDPNPSDFQELKQLADQMGQYFGPGFY; this comes from the exons ATGGAGCAAAGCCAG GAAATGCTGGGAAAAGCCAGGTTTGAGCCCTTGGACTTCAGCAAGCTGCCTGCCAGCTATCATGGTGATGAAAAGAAACAGGAGACAGTTGGGAACACCACCGTGTACAGCCACCGTGAAATTAGCAAA TTGATCAACAATGGTACGGGCCAGATGTTCTTTTCAGAGAAAACGATGACTTCTATTGAACAAGGAGGTGGCCACTCTGAAGAGAAGGGAAAG GAATGTGTGAGTGACAATGACTGTCAAAAAGAACAATTCTGCTTTAGGTCTCCCCTTGCTTCATGGTGCCAGCAGTGTAAAGCCAAGGATATG ATATGCCAGAATGATGGGGAATGTTGTCTGGGTTACCTGTGCGTGTGGGGCAAGTGCACAGAAGGTGTTAGCCGTGGTGAGAGTGGAACAAGATGTGACCCACGCCAAGAAGAGTGTGCTCCAGGGCTGTGTTGTACCCCCAGCAACT ctCTCCCATTCCCAGTCTGCGCTCCCCATCCAAAAGAAGGAGAGGCATGTCGGAACCGCAGAGGTACCCTCCTTGGACTAATTGGGTGGGGCAGCCTGGCAACGTTTGCCAAACCTGGCCAGTATTGTCCATGCGCCCAGGGATTGAAGTGCAGAACTAAAAG GTATGCAACAATTTCCACATGTGAAAAGCCAGAGGACAGCCTGGCTGGTAACAACCTTGGCCTGCAGCTGTCTTTCTTCCAGCCAGTCCTGATGCGAAGGGACAAAGAAGATTACTATGATGATGCTGGGCAAGATGGACAACTGGCAATAGTCAACCTGCCCAGAGGCTCTTATTCCATGGAAGGCATTGGCCAAGCCAAGGGGTTGAGTGAAGTCTATGATGAAAAGAGACAATCACcatgggaggaggagatggaggagaTGGATGATCCCAACCCATCAGATTTCCAGGAACTCAAACAATTGGCTGACCAAATGGGGCAGTACTTTGGGCCTGGCTTCTACTAA